From a single Herbiconiux sp. SALV-R1 genomic region:
- the gabT gene encoding 4-aminobutyrate--2-oxoglutarate transaminase — MTIAPTAPPVVGGPSLPQRRELVTEIPGPRSRELHARKTAAVADGVGVTLPVYVEAAGGGVIRDIDGNSLIDFGSGIAVTGVGNSAPAVVEAVSAQVAAFTHTCFTITGYEGYVAVAEKLNELTPGDFDKRTALFNSGAEAVENAVKIARHHTGRQAVVAFDHAYHGRTNLTMALTAKAMPYKSGFGPFAPEVYRAPLSYPYRDGGLSGEAAAARAISVIEKQIGAANLAAVIIEPIQGEGGFIVPAEGFLPALQRWSRANDVVFIADEVQTGFARTGAFFASEHEGIEPDLIVTAKGIAGGLPLSAVTGRADIMNSAHAGGLGGTYTGNPLACAAALATIESYRSENLVARARELETLFRGRLNALRVNDPRIGDVRGRGAMMAIELVDPATGEPDAALTGRVAAAAHAAGLVLLTCGTYGNVIRFLPPLAISDELALEGLDVLRDALAAS, encoded by the coding sequence GTGACCATCGCACCCACCGCCCCGCCCGTCGTCGGCGGGCCTTCGCTCCCCCAGCGCCGCGAGCTCGTCACCGAGATCCCCGGCCCGCGCTCGCGCGAGCTCCACGCCCGCAAGACCGCCGCCGTCGCCGACGGGGTGGGCGTCACCCTTCCCGTCTACGTCGAGGCGGCCGGCGGGGGCGTCATCCGCGACATCGACGGCAACTCGCTCATCGACTTCGGCTCGGGCATCGCCGTGACCGGTGTCGGCAACTCGGCACCCGCCGTCGTCGAGGCCGTGAGCGCCCAGGTCGCCGCCTTCACCCACACCTGCTTCACCATCACCGGCTACGAGGGCTATGTCGCAGTCGCCGAGAAGCTCAACGAGCTCACCCCGGGCGACTTCGACAAGCGCACCGCCCTGTTCAACTCGGGCGCCGAGGCCGTCGAGAACGCGGTGAAGATCGCCCGCCACCACACCGGCCGGCAGGCCGTCGTCGCGTTCGACCACGCCTACCACGGGCGCACCAACCTCACGATGGCGCTCACCGCGAAGGCGATGCCCTACAAGTCGGGCTTCGGGCCGTTCGCCCCCGAGGTCTACCGCGCGCCGCTGTCGTACCCCTACCGCGACGGCGGGCTCTCGGGCGAGGCCGCGGCCGCCCGGGCCATCAGCGTGATCGAGAAGCAGATCGGCGCCGCGAACCTCGCCGCCGTCATCATCGAGCCGATCCAGGGCGAGGGCGGCTTCATCGTGCCGGCCGAGGGATTCCTCCCGGCGCTCCAGCGCTGGTCCCGGGCGAACGACGTGGTGTTCATCGCCGACGAGGTGCAGACGGGCTTCGCCCGCACCGGAGCCTTCTTCGCCAGCGAGCACGAGGGCATCGAGCCCGACCTCATCGTCACCGCGAAGGGCATCGCGGGCGGCCTGCCGCTCTCGGCGGTCACGGGTCGCGCCGACATCATGAACTCCGCCCACGCCGGCGGTCTCGGCGGCACCTACACGGGCAACCCGCTCGCCTGCGCCGCAGCGCTCGCCACCATCGAGAGCTACCGCAGTGAGAACCTCGTCGCGCGCGCCCGCGAGCTCGAGACGCTGTTCCGGGGTCGCCTCAACGCCCTGCGCGTGAACGACCCGCGCATCGGCGACGTGCGCGGCCGCGGCGCGATGATGGCGATCGAGCTCGTCGACCCGGCCACGGGCGAACCCGACGCCGCGCTCACCGGTCGCGTCGCCGCTGCGGCACACGCCGCGGGGCTCGTGCTGCTCACCTGCGGCACGTACGGCAATGTCATCCGCTTCCTCCCTCCCCTGGCCATCTCCGACGAGCTCGCGCTCGAGGGCCTCGACGTGCTGCGCGACGCACTGGCCGCCTCGTGA